From Gossypium raimondii isolate GPD5lz chromosome 11, ASM2569854v1, whole genome shotgun sequence:
GGGGAATATGATATCCGTACCATAGAAATTTATGGTATGGGTGGCATTGGCAAAAAGACCCTCGCAATAGTTGTTTATAGTTTGAAGGTAAAAGCTTTTTTGCTAATGTTCGAGAAGTTTCAGAGAAATGTGGACttgtttctttaaaaaaacaactaCTTTTCCATATGTTGTTTGAtgaaagcttcaattttttcaatGCTCATGAAGGCAAAGCCATAATTAGCCATAGGTTGTCTCACAAAAAAGTTCTTGTTGTTCTTAATGGTGTTGATAACCTACAACAGTTGAAATACTTGGTTGGAAGGCGTGATTGGTTCAGTTTAGGGAGTAGAATCATTGTAACAACAAGAGATGAACATTTGCTCCAATCTTATCGAGTTGATGGTGTGTATAAGCCTACAACATTGAAAGACAATGATGCacttcatcttttcaatttgaaaGCTTTCGGTTGCGAGACAGTGCCAAAAGAGGATTTCATTGAGCTTGCTAAACATATCGTAGGTTATGCTAGTGGACTCCCCTTAGCTCTTGAAGTTTTGGGTTCTTTTCTGTGTGATAGAGATGCAAGGCAACGGAAAAGTGCAATAGAAAGACTTGAAAGAGATTCTAATAAAGAAATTCTTGACAGACTTTAAATAAGTTTTGATGGACTGGAAGAAAGGGAGAAGAATATATTTCTAGATATAGCATGCTTCTTTAATAGGGAGAAAAAGATTTTGTAATGAAAGTATTGGATGGTTGTGAGTTTTTTTCCAGATATTGGAATTGATGTTCTTATTAAAAAATCTCTACTAACTATTAACAGACACAATGCATGACTTACTGCAAGAAGTTGGGAGAAAAATTGTTAGGGAAAACTCTATTGATGAACCTAGAAAAAGTTGCAGATTGTGGGAGGAAAGAGATGTAGATCATGTGTTAACAAAAGCAACTGTAAGTAATTctacaaaaaattatatatatacatatttatatatgtagcaattaattgattcaaacaattaattttaagatatgGCATTAATTAGATTTGAGGTTGAATTTGAAACGATGGCATCTTTGGTgcaaaaacatattaataagaCATTTACAATATGTATAAACAAAACGTAATTTCATTGAATTACTTTAgttgaaaatgttttatttagcTTGTTTTTACTGTACATGCAATGATAATCATAAATGTAAACTTTATGAgcttttgtaatattttacttttaggCTATAGAAAGGAGTGAAGGCTTAATCATCGACAATAAAAGGTAAGATGATATACAAgcacatatattaattatatataattttgattttttattgtaaaaataattaaaaggagTGTCAACTCTTTAAtgcttatatttaaaataaaagaaaagaagtggTATGAATTATTGAAAAAAGAATGTTGCATTTAATTGTATCtattttcttacattttctCTTTAGTCAAACACCTTTCTTGTGTTTATATCATGGTTTCTAGCcttatatgttatttaaagaTATGTGAGTTGTATTTGACATgtgtatattaaattttttttcatatatttctaAACCCCTTgaaggattatatttttatatccaCATCTGAACATACTTTAGATATTAGTGTTAGACATGAGTATTTCAAAAAAGAAGCAATGAAGTGATTAACGTTTCAGAGATTATGTTTTATATAGCTTTATTCTTATACTTGTTCACCCAGGGAATTTAACAAGACTCTCACTTTGAATGGGGATATTTTCTTGAAGGTGAAAAGATTAAGATTGCTTAAAGTCCATTGTCTTCCAAATTGTTCTGATCTCACCTACCTTTCTAATGAGCTACGACTTTTAGATTGGCCAGGATATTCTTTAAGATCTTTGCCTTTAGGCTTCCAACGGGAAAATCTTGTTGTACTTCTCTTGCCTTATAGCAATATTGAACAACTGTGGAAGGAAAATACGGTAACAATTAACtcattttgtctttgttttctAATTCGAGAAGAAGGTATTAACATAGaagtataaaaatgaaaataagctTCACCATATTTTTTCTCCATTTATctctaatttattattgttttcaacAGCCCCTGTATAAGTTGAAAGTGCTCAACCTCAAAGGTTCGAAAAACCCGATCAAGGCACCAGACGTCACAACTGCCCCaaatcttgaaattttggttttggaagGTTGAACTAGATTAGTATATGTCCATCCATCAGTTGGAGTTCTTGCGAGGCTTAAGTTGTTGAATTTAAGAGGCTGCAAAAGTCTGAGGAGTTTTCCAACCAGAATTGGAATAGAATCTCTTGAAAAGTTGACTCTTTCAGGTTGCTCAAAACTTCAAAGCGTTCCAGAGATTGATGGGAAAATGGAATGTTTGTTGGAGCTTTGTTTTGATGGGACAAACATTAAAGAGCTACCTTCTTCAATCGGAAATCTCAGAAACttaaagttttgaatttaaaagacTGCAAAAGTCGTAGGAGTCATCCAATCAAAATTGGAATGGGATCTCTTGAAAAGTTAATTCTTTCAGGTTGCTTCAATCTTAAAAGCTTTCCAGAGATTGATGGCAAAATGGAATGCCTGCTAGTGCTTTATTTAGATGGGATAAACATTAAAGAGCTACCCTCTTCAATCGGAAATCTCAGAAGACttaaagttttgaatttaaagGACTGCAAAAGTCTTAGGAGTCTTCCAATCAAAATTGGAATGGAATCTCTTGAAAAGTCAGGTTGCTCAAATCTTAAAAGGTTTCCAGAGATTGATGGCAAAATGGAATGCCTGCAAGAGCTTTCTTTAGATGGGACAGGCATTAAAGAGCTGCCTATTTCAATTGGAAATCTGAGCAGTCTTGTTCTgttaaatttgaaagattgcAGGAACCTTGTGGATCTCCCAAGGAACATAGGTGGgtgtaaaagtttaaaatctcTTAATACTTCTGGTTGTTATAAAGTTGAATATTTGCCAGAGAATATGCAGCAAATAGAATTCTTGGAGGAGCTTGACTTAAGTGAAATATCTATGACAAAACTGCCACccttcatttttcaatttaaaaatcttatagTTATGTCTTTTAATGGGATCAACAGACCTTCTTCCAAATAGAAAGACTTGAAAGAGATTCTAGCAAAGAAATTCTTGATAGGCTTCAAATAAGTTTTGATGGATTGGAAGAAAGGGAGAAGAATATATTTCTAGATATAGCATGCTTCTTTAATGGGGAGGAGAAAGATTTTGTAATGAAAGTACTGGATGGTTGTGAGTTTTTTCCAGTTATTGGAATTGATGTTCTCATTAAAaaatctttactaaccattactGAATACAACCAATTGCGGATGCATGATTTGCTACAAGAAATGGGaagaaaaattgttaaagaaaAATCTGTTGATGAATCTGGAAAACGTTGCAGATTGTGGGTGGAAAAAGATGTTTATCATGTACTAGCTACCCAAACTGTAAGTCATTCCatacaaattatatattctTACTTTAGCTTAAATGATTCAAACAATTAGTATTAAGAGCTgacattaattaaatttgagattcaatgaactttttttgttaaaaaaaaacatatataatctattatatctataaagtgtttattttttaaaaataataaagtgtttattttaaaaaaataaaatgtttaatttaaatattgataaagTAAAAACAGTACATTTATCCTGTATATTTCTAAAatgtatcatttaaatttttttaattataaatatttaaaacaccTCCACGATAtgtataaaaatgttatttcattGATACTTTAgttggaaaaatgttttatttagtttgtttttgtttattaataatgctaaatcatcataatgtaaattttacttaatttttgttttgtatttttatttttatttttaggctACAAAATGATTGAAGGCATAATCATCGACAATAGAAGGTGCGTGGGAAAACATACACATATGTATCtatataaaatgttaatgttgtattttttttggtgtgtaaaataataaaaaaagaagtgaCAAAAATCTTTAATgcttaacattaaaaaaaaagaaaagaaaaaggagtggcatgtgttttgaaaaataatatagtaGTTAAAGAGTATGTTTATTGTAGTTGTGAAAggttttgtatatattttggtGTAATCGTAATGTCATTGCATTCGCATGTATCTATTTTCTTGCATTTTCTCTTTAGTCAAACACTTTTTTTCTGTGTAGATCATGGTTTCTAGTGGTGTGAGTTTGTGAATATCAACTCCAATTTTTTCAACCTATGTTATTCAAATTTGGATGTAGGTGTTATACATACACGTGTTTGTATGAgcatattcattttcttttacattttcattcttttgagattccttgaaggatcatatatttatatctatGTTCGAATATTCGTCCTAATTTTTAGATACTAAATGTTTTGTACAtgtataatcatatttttattctaccTAGGGAAATGAGTGAGACTCTCACTTTGAGCGCGGATGCCTTCTTGAAGATGAAAAGATTAAGACTACTCAAAATCCTTTGTCAGACAAATTGTTATGATTTGACATACCTTTCTAATGAGTTACGACTTTTAGATTGGATGGGATGTCCTTTACGATTATTACCTTCAAGTTTCAAACCGGAAAACCTTGTTATACTTCTCCTACCTTATAGCAACATTGATCAACTATGGAAGGAAAACATAGTAAGAATTAACTCATTTGGTCATTGTTTTCTATCTTATTTTGACaagaaatatgaatttttattaacattgaagaataacaataaaaatgagcTTTCCTATGTTATTCTCTTTTTTATctctaatttattattgttttcaacAGCCCCTGCATAAGTTGAAAATGCTCAACCTCAAAGGGTCTGAAAACCTTATCAAGGCACCAGACTTCACAACTACCCCaaatcttgaaattttggttttggaagGATGTAGTAGATTAGTATATGTTCATCCATCTGCTGGAGTTCTTACAAGGCTTAAGCTTTTGAATTTAACAGGCTGCAAAAATCTGAGGAGTTTTCCAACCAAAATTTGTATGGAATCTCTTGAAAAGTTAATTCTTTCAGGTTGCTCAAAACTTCAAAGCTTTCCAGAGATTGATGGGAAAATGGAATGTTTGTTGGAGCTTTGTTTTGATGGAACAAACATTAAAGAGTTATCTTCTTCAATCGGAAGTCTCAAAAGACttaaagttttgaatttaaaagacTGCAAAAGTCTTAGAGGTCTTCCAATCAAAATTGGAATGGAATCTCTTGAAAAGTTAATTCTTTCAGGTTGCTCAAATCTTGAAAGCTTTCCCGAGATTGATGGCAAAATGGAATGCCTGCTAGAGCTTTATTTAGATGGGACGGGCATTAAAGAGCTACCTATTTCAATTGGAAATCTGAGCAGtcttgttttgttaaatttgaaagattgcAGGAACCTTGTGGATCTCCCAGGGAGCATAGGTGGGTGTAAAAGTTTAAAGTCTCTTAATCTTTCTGGTTGTTATAAAGTTGAATATTTGCCAGAGAATTTGCAGCAAATAGAGTTCTTGGAGGAGCTTGACTTAAGTGAAACATCAATGACAAAACCACCACccttcatttttcaatttaaaaatcttaaagttCTGTCTTTTAATGGGTGCAAGGGATCTTCTTCCAAGTTGCAAAAAAAACTTCCTTCTCTGTTAAAGGTAATTCAAAGAGGAAGGACAAATTCTATGGCTCTGACGTTGCCTTCGTTGTTAGGTTTGAGTTCATTAACAAGGCTGAATCTAAGGGACTGCAATCTTTGTGAAGGAGATATTCCTGGTGATATTTCTCGGTTATCCTCTTTGATACACCTTGATCTTGGTGGTAACAACTTTATCAGCATACCTTCGTGTGTTACTCGAATTTCCAAGCTTGAATTTCTTAGATTGTCAGATTGCAGGGCGCTTAAATCGTTGCCTGAGCTTCCAACAAGTATAGCGATTGTAAGAATAGATGGTTGTGCTTCTCTGGAAATAGTTGCAAATCCATCAAAAGTTTGCAATTCAAGTGATTTGTTGGCTATAGGAGGTGTTAATTGCCTCAGATTGGCTGAGAACATCAACGCCTTAACATTGCTGAAAAAACATCTAAAGGTTCGTTAATATCTCTTTTTCTCTGTGTCTTATAATTATTCAGGTTGTCTCTTACCAAACAACCAGAGGTTTATTTTGCAGGTATttggaaattcaagaaaattgtTTGATATTATTCTACCTGGAAGTGAAATGCCAGAATGGTTTAGTCAACTAAGAGGTGGCCCTTCAATTAAGATAGATTTGCCTCTGGAAGTTCGGAATGATTGGCAATGGATGGGAGTTTCTTTGTGCTGCATTTTTGTCAGTGATGATGCTTCAAGGAATGAGGAACTCATGTGTAGAGCTGTTATCCATGGTAGATATTCTAGACAAGCCAATTGCACTCAATCTAATTTCCAGGATAGAGATGGTCGATATGTCGACTGTAGTGGCTGGGATGTAGATTATCATTTTGAACGGCCCGTAATGAAGGACCACATTTTAATTCGTTATTTGTCGCGTGACAAGTTGTATCCAATTTCCTTGGAAGACAAATGTGGTGAACGCGAAACCAATAATTTTTGGACAACAGGTTGCTTAGATCAGGAATGCCATCAACTTGAGTTGTCTTTTGAAAGCCCCTTAGTAGTCAGTGTTAAGGTGAAGAAGTGTGGTGTTAGAATAGTGTATGAGAGAGATTTGGAAGAGCTGGAACAAATACAAGAGCTGCGTAATAGTAAGTGTTGTGCAAATTTTGATGATATCCAGCAACACTCTGCTGATGATGGATCAATAGGTAACGGTTCCCTAATAAAGCGAAAACTTAATATCTATGAGGAGATGGATGAAGGGCCGCAACCAAAACGCATGCAAAAATTCTTCAGTTCTATAATGGGCAGACTTGGGAAGAAGCACTAATTGTGGGTAAACTACTTCATTGGCCTTGTCctattaattcttttttttatgacttttttttatctatcatattatttacagtttttcttatttcatttaaagtatttattttcgatatatttactttataataaatgatataatcttttaaatatatgtaattaatttaaaaattctgaGCATATACATGTTGAAGACAAACTCATATTCTATGTTCTTCCCAAAGTTAGAtaacattgtttttttttatatatatatataacattcaaaatattattatttttacataattaaattttatgatcgCAGACTGAGAAAGTGTAATCGGCTGGAGATAAAATGTGGAGGAAGTTTTGATTGTTCCATGAAGAAGCAACTAATAAGTAAGGTGTGAATCCTTTGACAATGTTTAGGTTATAATCATCCTTTGACTATTTTCGTAAAGTAatattgttgttttatttttgttcgaAATTGTTAGACACCAAGTTATGTGTTAAATGTGGTATGTgtctaatttaatcttttacaattgtttttatatatttgaaacattaaataaaaaaaatgtaggCAAAACATCAATTTTGTTCTCAATGCTTGCATTTTTTTATCACTCTGCCTCATCTCATTTTTTTTGTGTGTAACATCCTCAAAACTCTCTTGTTCGTAAAGCATATGAGATAAAATCATAGCGAAATAATGTATAAGAtcgaagaaaatgaaagttgcAATATATCAAAAGAGAGTTAAATCAAGAAGCATGACATGATGTATTAAGGaaggaactaaattgtaaatatgtaaaaattctaTGGCATAAGtataaatgtaacatccctaaattgatatataataaaagtagtAATAAATTGAACAatgtataattgatttttgataaaatgagaaaatgatagaaagatgataaaagagaatattgagaagtataataataataataataataataataataataatgaagtCGGTTTTAGCATATTGATTTAAAGTAAggtctaaattgtaaatatgtgaaaagtttTTTGCTcaagtgtaaatattcaaaGTGTAAGAGATCGAAGTGTAAAAACGagaaagttgaaggaccaaaagtgaaaataacCCAATTAACTAAGATATAGAATTGACatgtagggaccaaattgaataagtgaagaattgtgagggactaaatcataattttaccaaattaagtgatgattcaaaataaaatttgaaagattataaagagcaaaatggtcaattaccAAGATGAAAACTTCTAGGatgtaatgatgatgttgatgatattttggtgatatttttaattaattaattagttaaatattattttgttaatattttacttagatatttttattttatttagaaaatggtAGTATAAGAAAGGAAGGATGAAGGATGATAAatgaagttttcttttctttgtaatttagtcctttgccaTAAAAACCTATCttttatccaaaattttgacaatttccTTAGATATTAAAGACAGAAGATGAAGTAGAAATTTAGAGAATATGTTGATCAATTTAGAAGCAAGAAAATAGTAGATGAAAGtgaaaaaatgagaagaaaaaggaaggaaagtGGTGAAGATGAGAAATgcatgaaaatgaagaaattctTGACAAAGGAGGTAAGTTTCATACTAAACCTACTTGTATTTCAATCAATTGAGTTAAAAGATGTTTTGAGTGAGATGTACGAAACAtgtatttaatctaaatactagaaatagaaagtatttgatGAAGAATAGAgacttaaaacattaaattggTAAGAGAGAATGtgatttgtatggtgaaaagtacTAAGATTAAGAAAGGAATATGTAATCTACATATACACATAAGTATCTAAATTGTATAGTAATCAAAAGTATGACAATAATGTGTGATTGAATGAAAGATAGTACAAAGAaccatggaaaagaaaatatttttattaaaacagtTTGGACAAAAGCTTTGAAAACTCaccaaaattatagaaatttagttagaggttaaattaaatatggaattaaagcgtattgagtctagtttcatatggAAGAAATGGTGAaagaaaggaattttatattttgagatatgttaattttagtgaaacaaaGTCATAATAGATTTGAGTTCCcttattctgactttgaaaaatcattaaaaattataaaaaaaaattaagggtttaaatttatatgtttaaattttttttagttgttataaagttaaatatttGCCAGAGAATTTGCAGCAAATAAAATTCTTGGAGGAGCTTGACTTAAGTGAAACATCCATGACAAAACCACCACCCTTCATTTtccaatttaaaaatcttaatgtCTTTTAATGGGATCAAGAGACCTTCTtccaagttaaaaaaaaaaaaaaattccttctCTGTTAAAGGTAATCCAAAGAGGAAGGACAAATTCTATGGCTCTGACGTTGCCTTCGTTGTTAGGCTTGAGTTCATTAACACGGTTGAATCTAAGGGACTGCAATCTCTGTGAAGGAGATATTCCTGGTGATATTTCTCACCTATCCTCTTTGATACACCTTGATCTTGGTGGTAACAACTTTAACAGCATACATTCGTGTGTTACTCGAATTTCCAAGCTTGAATCTCTTAGATTATCATATTGCAGGGCGCTTAAATCGTTGCCTGAGCTTCTAACAAGTAAAACAGATATAAGAATAAATGGTTGTGCTTCTCTGGAAGTAGTTGCAAATCCATCAAAAGTTTGCAATTCAAAGGAGTGGGTAAATATAGTAGGTATTAATTGCTTCAGATTGGATGACAACATCCATGCCTTAACATTGCTGAAAAAACATCTAAAGGTTCGTTAATATTTCTGTTTCTCTGTGTCTTATAATTATTCATGTTGTCTCTTACCAAACAACCAGAGGTTTATTTTGCAGGTAGTTGGAAATTCAAGTATTTCCTATTACATATAAGGCTCAATTATTATatcttctgttttttttttttttaacttttcaaaatccaTCTTCttaaatctatcaaattaaaaattatattttcatttcatcatccataaaaattatttctattccatcatctattaaaattaatcatatacttGAGCTGTTTTATTGATTTGTTGAAACTACATTAATTGGATTTCTCACAATTTTATCGGCTTAACAgtgtaaaaatcattaaacttttttaaaaaaaagaattaagcaTCTATTTTTTCTACTCaattaagttttgaaattttaaaatgcatcaaaacgCTCTTAAActtcttcaaaaataaaaagcaattaagtccctgctttttttcactcaattgggtacttgaactttcaaaatgcatcaaaagaccctaaaaattttcaaaattttcaaaatgcaatTAAGCCTTTGctctttaacaaaaaattataaaaataaaaaaatgtaaaattttataaaaatcataaaagaattataaaatgcatcaaaattttattttggttgagaaaaaaattgattgctAACGTAAGAGTAAATGATTG
This genomic window contains:
- the LOC105801302 gene encoding LOW QUALITY PROTEIN: disease resistance-like protein DSC1 (The sequence of the model RefSeq protein was modified relative to this genomic sequence to represent the inferred CDS: inserted 1 base in 1 codon; substituted 1 base at 1 genomic stop codon); the protein is MGGIGKKTLAIVVYXFEGKSFFANVREVSEKCGLVSLKKQLLFHMLFDESFNFFNAHEGKAIISHRLSHKKVLVVLNGVDNLQQLKYLVGRRDWFSLGSRIIVTTRDEHLLQSYRVDGVYKPTTLKDNDALHLFNLKAFGCETVPKEDFIELAKHIVGYASGLPLALEVLGSFLCDRDARQRKSAIERLERDSNKEILDRLXISFDGLEEREKNIFLDIACFFNREKKILEFNKTLTLNGDIFLKVKRLRLLKVHCLPNCSDLTYLSNELRLLDWPGYSLRSLPLGFQRENLVVLLLPYSNIEQLWKENTPLYKLKVLNLKVGVLARLKLLNLRGCKSLRSFPTRIGIESLEKLTLSGCSKLQSVPEIDGKMECLLELCFDGTNIKELPSSIGNLRNLNFPEIDGKMECLLVLYLDGINIKELPSSIGNLRRLKVLNLKDCKSLRSLPIKIGMESLEKSGCSNLKRFPEIDGKMECLQELSLDGTGIKELPISIGNLSSLVLLNLKDCRNLVDLPRNIGGCKSLKSLNTSGCYKVEYLPENMQQIEFLEELDLKRLERDSSKEILDRLQISFDGLEEREKNIFLDIACFFNGEEKDFVMKVLDGCEFFPVIGIDVLIKKSLLTITEYNQLRMHDLLQEMGRKIVKEKSVDESGKRCRLITIKMSFPMLFSFLSLIYYCFQQPLHKLKMLNLKGSENLIKAPDFTTTPNLEILVLEGCSRLVYVHPSAGVLTRLKLLNLTGCKNLRSFPTKICMESLEKLILSGCSKLQSFPEIDGKMECLLELCFDGTNIKELSSSIGSLKRLKVLNLKDCKSLRGLPIKIGMESLEKLILSGCSNLESFPEIDGKMECLLELYLDGTGIKELPISIGNLSSLVLLNLKDCRNLVDLPGSIGGCKSLKSLNLSGCYKVEYLPENLQQIEFLEELDLSETSMTKPPPFIFQFKNLKVLSFNGCKGSSSKLQKKLPSLLKVIQRGRTNSMALTLPSLLGLSSLTRLNLRDCNLCEGDIPGDISRLSSLIHLDLGGNNFISIPSCVTRISKLEFLRLSDCRALKSLPELPTSIAIVRIDGCASLEIVANPSKVCNSSDLLAIGGVNCLRLAENINALTLLKKHLKVFGNSRKLFDIILPGSEMPEWFSQLRGGPSIKIDLPLEVRNDWQWMGVSLCCIFVSDDASRNEELMCRAVIHGRYSRQANCTQSNFQDRDGRYVDCSGWDVDYHFERPVMKDHILIRYLSRDKLYPISLEDKCGERETNNFWTTGCLDQECHQLELSFESPLVVSVKVKKCGVRIVYERDLEELEQIQELRNSKCCANFDDIQQHSADDGSIGNGSLIKRKLNIYEEMDEGPQPKRMQKFFSSIMGRLGKKH